The genomic interval ccctagctcaatctaagaacaattagttcttatgacattgccctgatcagtatgtgcccttttgaaggaaccacaggtgtgggtgctacagcaaagtgtggtgaagaaatgagatggtatcttgctctcagaaagaatggtgtctggggtcttaagctttgtttttaaacaagcagtcatctcagtgtaacgtcaactaagtccacatggagaagaacaccaacatgctgatcaaaggattgccaatagtcacattcaaatctaaggagagaattgtatcagagtttaattttttaactctgattttgagaaggctgtggatgacatttgaaggccaaatacatttgcgggttctacacaaggaataagcttctggtgatttctctctgaccataaataagggatgggaataacctggttatcagacagagtattagagagatgattatagcagattgaaataaaaaatctgacttgaaagttaaaaacttgttatttgatctccctattgatacactttcaccttaatcttgttttttaatactttctggttttggtttccaaattgagtttatttctttactgttgttgttattgttggcagcCTTCTGAGTCTGTTATGGATCTTTCTATACATATTTGGTATGTAGAACCCAGTGTGGGTGACTCTATAGAAACTATAGCTAcattaagggttcctggtgggagataatgaggagttgctatcaagaaatttaagcaaaaacaaacaaacaaaaaagaaatataagccaaaagaaaatgtttgaaactgatagtcatttgcatgacaagatacaactattgaatgatgtgatatctggattagttctcaaaatggtttgaggaaaaagaaagaatcagaaaattccaaggcttctgcaggcatactttaaaatcctcaaggtaacatctttgcttttcaacactttttttttgttgcatttccaactctttattttagttttgtttaaatgcattttatttttagacaacctacacgacattttgtgtgtttttttctttaaaaaaaagcctcTGCTCCAAAAAATCAAGGTCACCGCTCCAAGTCAAGGTCACAAGTCGACGCAGAGCTCATGATGGCATCAGTTCCGTTTGTCTCGGTCCTGGTGTCGTGTGGGCGGACCGCAGACAGCTAGGAGGAGGGGCGGTCGGGCGGTCGGTCGTGCGTTGCCcactgtcagcacttctccatctCTAAGCTGTCCTTGAAGAAGATCATGTACGGGGTCCCGCCGCCCTCGCGGTAGTCCAGCAGGGCCACCATGCCGTCGGGAATCGTGTTCTCGCCCTGAAAGAACTGGTACTTCTTGAAATTGGCGAGGATGTGCTTGATCTGCTCGGCAGCCCCGGTCATAAAGGGCTTCATGCGTTCCGGCTTCCGCTCCTCCAGCTTGCCTTTGAGggatttcatgtagtccttgatgtaCCTCTTGTAGGCCTCCTTGGTGAAGCTGGTCtcctgcaagtgatggttcatgacGATGTCCACGTCGGTGACCACCTTGTGCTCGGGCCCGTCGCCCTCGGGGCCTTCGGCGGACGCGTTGCCGCCGATGAGCGCGTCATAGATGTGGCCTTGGGCCCTGCGGACCATGGTAccctccacttccagacacagcccgcCCGTGATCTCCCAGATCTTGTACACGTCAGAGAACAGCTCATCTCGGCTGATGAGGTCCCGGTAGATGATCATGACGGTGGCGAGAGGGCGGTGGCTGCGCTGGCTTCGGGCAGCTCGGAGCTCcaagaggacagcgctgaagggAGCGAAAGTTACAGTTGGCGCTGGGGGTGGGGCGGCCGGCGCAAGGGGAGGGGcatctggcagaaggggcggggtgcttttcaacactttcaagatgtcttttgaagcagatttatctactgtcatggttcacttgatctcttgacttctgcttccatgggcacttattgtgcatgcaagcaagatgtaatcattgacaatcccaatatgttctaaaattctcattatgctatgtattggtccagtcacataaaatgtaactttctacccacccctatgggaagagaatgactttctgtttgtgaaagccttacaagtgttgtatttatttctttcataatgagcatgtgtaacagaaagcatacaagtctacttttggggtgaactgggtgtaatctatattgaattttgaagatatggatttacttgctgtattcaatataaacagggcaaacagattggTATGTACTGCTCACTCTCTATCTCTTTTAAAGCTCAGTACCTATTCGGGGCCCtcattgtgtttaaatatcttaATTATATGCAGAGGTTCATTATCTGTATCAACTTTCTGGGGTCATAATTCTTTGTAGTGTAGTAATTACGTAATGATGTCAGTTTTAGAGTCTGGTCGAGTAGTATGCTCAGtgggtctattaatcaagagatggtggcttcaaactcaccaagtttccaattgagaaaggtgagaagtttgctcccataaagacatattttagtttttatcaaagtacctgatacttcctcttgagtggaaatggaatggtccacgtgtactttataggagaaatatgtggtttttctaatcccagaaagaattacagtcataaaaactcacaggggcagttctaccttgtcctaaatagttattagtctgctctgatgcaatggcagtgagaatatttttactcttattctggattatggtatataatgaaaacattttcagttgcctgcagggatgtgggtgatttttctgttttcctgatagtaggacatgcaatagggccagtagtttggggatcctattatggacagcattgagggaactagggagcaattctagtctgtccaatgattggctatgagggggaatggacacagtgttactgggcttgatttattttatgttgatgatataaaatgaaactctgatggatcagttgtgatggtatcatgtgtgaagacattccatggtaaagggattcaggctgtttggtaaatcctttaCTCCCTTCATAAGCTTTCTGGGATAAAGGTAAAGGGATTATCCTGTGGTATAGCAGCACAGCCTTTCAtctctgaaagcattatagagaattgaaaagagagatgtaggacctgactacagcaagaaaggagacctggatcagagttcttctgtggaccagcagtccctacacagtgaacctcctagatccaaggtaatgttgaagcacacatacacatacacagtgctatctaaagcaagttaatcccacagatagtccaagcagacaaggaacttgccccagaagcaacagaataagagaggcttaacctatggctgataggctacgtaacataagccacagaattctacccacctaatttataagaaaatacacaTTAAACGGAAAACCCCCCAATTAGTGATGATTCCTTCAAAAGacacttaaaaactaagaaaatgtgctggactcttcttcagagctcaacactgaacacatctggttggatgccatttttggaagggtattgcccatccctcttccctttcacgttcttcaatgttattgaaatcacttgggtttatggaacagtctgttttttgtaatgggttaggttctttatcggcttgcttggccaggattctcagaaggttaaCGATTACGATAATGTCAGCCTAGGTGACAAGTAATGCCATcacatccatgaagagattttctgtcagcagccagaagtgggaggtgctatcctggtgggtgtggtttcccccagtataaatgtaagtggattctctctgtaCGCTGTGCAGATTTGGCCAGGTCCAGGGCCTCACCATACTTGTGCATCTCCAGACTTGcgacagcatcttgccatatttcctacataacttggattcatccttctgcatagcctgggaggaagcagcctaccgtcccacgttcccatcttggattcctctggtactcacctacttgagtcaagagagtggtccagaatgatatctgagccttgaaagcctctacaactgtgaattgaaaaggtgagtagtgtgactagaattttttcctaaacatttctgacacggtgtaatggtggcgggatgggattaaaagtgaggcttgcttctttagtaaagggcacagtctctgacactcatggggaagcactgattcaataacagTCAGTGACTAAAGGTGCGGGGGCGAAGATTTCAGAGAATGGAGGTCACCCACCCACTTGGCCTTCCCTAAGGTCTGaccagatgcagcttacccttcatgggtcaggattccttttggagaagattcgtcagaatgagcacagggacccactcagcatcttggagcttcccatccagagttatgttgcaacatgaggcttcatccattgcccctctggagcggctgtccatagaattttcccactgttgttcatggcagctgttgcctggagatagagggagacagtgaaagtcatggtggagtcctggctcttcatctcgctgcccctggttgttctagtgacaaactcacaggacatcttttgcttgttaaagacagtcttcatattctaagtttccagagctgttcaagaacatttgatatttggttgtgtttagtttacagtggcccatgtttgtctgagaattgtgcctcatagtgttttcaaaggttattttttttcaaaagtcagtcaccagatctatctgttaaagtgtctctgaggagaaaggaaccatcttctcagttagctgctaaacattgtaactctttgtgttattgggggttccaagtttaatttcacatttattcaagagggaaattgaccccttgtgttgtatttattttggaggatttaaagaatttttaaaattatggtaaattcttccttttaagcttcttgggtttgcatttgtatttgttttgtttcactttctagtaaaattctctgacatttaaggaaaaggcatttcttttagaatgctgttgttggtgttgctgagatgactacaaggtgtgacataagtgtggttcaactacaagcccagggagataacatagagctaaataagagaccgtcatagtattttcacattagaatagaggcgtctaacatactaagaattgtgtaggaagatttgcattctggtggtgagaataattttttatataattcatgaattctatttatgaatcataaaatgtctgttattgacaaggtgttttaggctgttcatgttgttaagagatatggaattggtccagaatcctacataccctcagcactgactcatagttagcctatatgaaaatggaggaaatactggaaaatccgtggacatcctcaaaattgtaatgttgaaatgaaatgctgcagttatcatgtcactctagcttaatgaattggttatactaagaaagtgtttatactacacactgctataaagtctttgatgtaatcattcaaattgttaatttggtcttcaaatacccaattctttataggccattgtcttccttgcaaaatgctgacagagacctgctctgatctgccttgcaagatgttgatcttaattacaagatgcaggggggaaacctgcccagatcttccttgaaagatatcgattatctgacttgtaagatggtgacagaagacctgacaaaagtatttcttgcaagatgttattaagtttccttgcaagatggtgggaaaacattctcttatctgtcttacaatatgtcgctgatactctttttaaaaggtgctgatagaagacctggtctgagcttcacggatcttttttggaagatgctgatagaggactgctctgatcttcctggcaagatgttgctggtcttccttgcaaattgtgagaggagacctgttctgctctaccttgcaagattttgctgaacttccttgcaagaaattgattgagacctgcaatgatcttccttacaagatatcgctggtcttccttaaagggtgctgatagaagacctgctctggtcttccttgccaagatgtcgctgatctgctttgcaatatagaagacctgcaatgatatttcgtgcaagatgctgctgatcttcttcaaagaagctattagaagacctgctctggtcattcttacaaagatgtggaagatattccttggaaaatgctgtgaggagacccgctctgatctttgttgaaagatcattaattttaaaattatttttaaaatcagatttttattttgaagaatgttatttaaaaatactggccaattaaCGTGTCGTGCAAGTCCAAATGTTGacccgtgtgggtgtgtgggtgtgtgtgtatgtgtgtctggtctaaacctgagttagacagaggagtcatggccaggcagggcataactgacaggcagacacacaaactcagatggtccaaagaaaaaacagcataatccggtggtaggcacaacatgccaataatatagacctagaagcagctgctgcatgagatgacctggaaAGCTTTTTCGCGCAGTACTCTTCCAGAAAATTGTTCCCAGCACGACTCCCAATGCACAGAGGGGAGGATCTATTTTGtgagtgggatcaatctgatgtgcccttccctgaaaacgccactgatttccctgcaaaattctgatagaagacatgctctgatctgccttgcaaaattttgcagatctatctatcaagatggtgggagaagacctgcccagatctggcTTGAAATACGTCATCAATCTGGCACTCAAGATGGTAAAAAAAGACCTACTATGGTGTTCCATAACAGGTCGctaatcttctttgcaaaatgctggaagaacctactgtgatcactttttcaagatgtcgctgatatctCTTAATGATGATGAGAGACGGCCCATTCTGatattccctgatctgccttgcaagatgctgatagaagatctgccaTGATTTACCGTGCAAAATGTTGCAGCtgttccctgcaagttgccagaaccaacctgctctgttctgccttgcaagtttgtgctgatcttccttggaagatatccctggtcttccttaacaggtgctgagagaagacctgctctgatcttcctttcaggatgcTTCATATCTGCTTTGCTAGATGCTGATAGAAAACCTAGTAatatctgccatgcaacattttgcagatTTCTTACCAAGATGCTGATGCAATACTTGCttggaccttccttgcaagatatgcctgggattctgatttttcatgcatcattttgctgaacttccttgcaagatgtgcctggccttctgatttgcgatgcaagatattgctgattttccttgcaagatgctgatacaagacctgctctgatcttcctcgcaaggaatccataatcttgctttagttgtgctgaggaaagacccgctctgatctttctggcaagattttgctgatctgccttgtaagatgctgacagaagacctgctctgacttgccttgcaagatgtcgccgatcttcattGGAAGATGCTGAGAGATAACCTGGTTTGAtagtccatgcaaaatatccctcgtcttccttaaatcgtgctgagataagacttgttccaatcttcttgcaacacgcttctgatctgccttgcaagaaggtgatggaagacgtgctcggatcttccttgcagatgtggatcatcatgtttgccatatagaagacctgtgctgaccttgcttgcaaaatgctgctgatcttccttggaaaatgctgataggagagcttccctggtcttcctggccaaatgtgactgatattccttgcaagatgctgggaggagacctggtctaatctacctaccaagatattgcagtttctccatagaagatgctgatagaagacctgcactaatcaaccttgcaagacat from Tenrec ecaudatus isolate mTenEca1 unplaced genomic scaffold, mTenEca1.hap1 Scaffold_2525, whole genome shotgun sequence carries:
- the LOC142436389 gene encoding translationally-controlled tumor protein-like, whose amino-acid sequence is MIIYRDLISRDELFSDVYKIWEITGGLCLEVEGTMVRRAQGHIYDALIGGNASAEGPEGDGPEHKVVTDVDIVMNHHLQETSFTKEAYKRYIKDYMKSLKGKLEERKPERMKPFMTGAAEQIKHILANFKKYQFFQGENTIPDGMVALLDYREGGGTPYMIFFKDSLEMEKC